The segment GTGAAGTCGCTGCTGGATGGCACGCTGAAGACCAAGGTGCTCGGCCTGCTGCAGGACGACACCTTGCGGCCTCGCGTCGCTGCCGCCGTGGCGCGGGAAAAGGCCTTCGCACGCGAAGCCGTGCTGGCGACGCTTGGCATCGGGTCCTGACCGTGACGGTGCTCTTCGTCCTCCCGGAGTTTCCACGCTACTCGGAAACGTTCGTGATCGACCAGATCGTTGGCCTGCTTGACCGCGGGTTCGACGTGCGCATCCTGGCGGTAAGCCGGGGTGCGTCGCCCACGCCGGGCGACGTGGTCGACAGCCGCGGACTCATGGAGCGCGCCACCTTCATCTTCGACCAGTCGGCGAGCGCCGTGCGGCGCTGGAAACTTCTGGTCGGACGGCTCGGGCAGGTGGTGCCCGGCCTGGGGCAGCACCGCGTGCGCCGTGCCCTCTCCGTGCGCCGATACGGCCACGTCGCGCGCAGCCTCGCGCTGGCCGGTGCGGCGCGGCGGCTTTCGCAGCCGATCAAGGCGGACGCGATCATTGCCCATTTCGGCCCCACCGGCGTCCTGGCCGCGCACCTGCGCTCGCTTGGGCTCATCGAGGGGCCGCTTTACACTGTGTTCCACGGGTTCGATCTGTCGCAACACAGCGTACTCGCCCGCCATGCTCGGGATTACCAGACGCTGTTTACCGCTGGCGACCGCATGCTGCCGATCAGCACGCGCTGGCAACGCAAGCTTGAGGCCATGGGCTGCGCCCCGGAAAAGATCCAGGTGCACCGGATGGGCGTGGACCTCGACAGCTTCCCGTTCGTCGCCCGTGCGGCTGCCGTCCGCGCCTCGGGCAGCCCCCTGCATGTCGTCACCGTGGCGCGCCTGGTCGAGAAGAAAGGCGTGATGTACCTGTGCGAGGCCGTGGCACGCGCGGTAGCGCAGGGTGTGCCGGTGGACCTCGAGATCATTGGCGACGGCCCCCTCCAGGCCGACCTTGAGGCCTTCGTGGCCTCACGCGGTCTCGGCGAACACATCCACCTGCGCGGCCGCCGGGAGAAAGCCTTCGTGCAGGCAGCGCTCCACGCCGCCGATGTGTTTGCGTTGCCGAGCGTCACGGCCGCCGACGGTGACCAGGAAGGCATTCCCGTGTCACTGATGGAAGCCATGGCGGCCGGCGTGCCCTGCCTGTCCACCGTGCACAGCGGTATTCCGGAACTCATCGACGACGGCGAGAGCGGCTGGCTCGTGCCCGAGCGGGATGCCGGCGCCCTGGCCGAGAAGCTCATCGCGATCCAGCGCGGCGACTACAACCTGGCACAGATCGCGCGCCATGCCCGCGATACGGTCGAGGCCCGTTTCAATCAGCGACAGCTGCACGACCAGCTGGCCGCGCAGCTGGCCTGACAGGAGACGCGACGATGCCTTCCGTACGCCGCGACGCCGCATGGACCGCAGGATCCACCGTGGTCAGCGCGCTCAGCCAGTTGCTGCAGATAGCGCTCCTGGCCCATCACGTCGATGCGCACCTGCTCGGCGCGCTGGCCATCGTCAACGTCGTCAACGCCATCGCCACCCTACTCCAGGACATGGGGCTGTCGAGCTACCTGATCCACCGGCAGGCTATCAGCCGGCCGGAGCGCACCTCGCTGTTCTTCATCAGCGTGGGGCTTGGCGTGGTCTCGGCCGCCGTGCTCTTCGTGTCGTCCTATGCGGTCGCCGATTTCTACCAGTCCGACGTGCTGGGGTCGCTGCTACGCCTGTCCACGCTGAACTTCGTGATGCTTGGCCTTGCCGCCCAGTACCAGGCCAGCCTGATCAAGGCGTTCCAGATCCCCCGACTGGCCCGCATCGAAGTCGTGGGTCGCCTGTCCGGACTGGCCACGCTGGTGGTGATTGTGCTGGGGTTCGGTGCGTCCATCGAGGCGGCGGTGTGGGCGATGATCGTCAACA is part of the Luteibacter pinisoli genome and harbors:
- a CDS encoding glycosyltransferase, whose amino-acid sequence is MTVLFVLPEFPRYSETFVIDQIVGLLDRGFDVRILAVSRGASPTPGDVVDSRGLMERATFIFDQSASAVRRWKLLVGRLGQVVPGLGQHRVRRALSVRRYGHVARSLALAGAARRLSQPIKADAIIAHFGPTGVLAAHLRSLGLIEGPLYTVFHGFDLSQHSVLARHARDYQTLFTAGDRMLPISTRWQRKLEAMGCAPEKIQVHRMGVDLDSFPFVARAAAVRASGSPLHVVTVARLVEKKGVMYLCEAVARAVAQGVPVDLEIIGDGPLQADLEAFVASRGLGEHIHLRGRREKAFVQAALHAADVFALPSVTAADGDQEGIPVSLMEAMAAGVPCLSTVHSGIPELIDDGESGWLVPERDAGALAEKLIAIQRGDYNLAQIARHARDTVEARFNQRQLHDQLAAQLA